The Clostridium sporogenes genome contains a region encoding:
- a CDS encoding four helix bundle protein: protein MNSVAYNKAFSFALDIIELYKNLTLKKREYVLSKQILRSSTSIGPNIKEGINGQSKKDFLSKMNIALKEAEETEYWIELLRYSNYIDDNTSSLLLENCK from the coding sequence ATGAATAGCGTGGCTTATAATAAAGCGTTTAGTTTTGCTTTAGATATAATTGAATTGTATAAGAATTTAACACTTAAAAAAAGGGAGTATGTGCTTTCAAAACAAATCCTTAGATCTAGCACTAGTATAGGGCCAAATATAAAGGAAGGTATTAATGGACAAAGTAAAAAGGATTTTTTGTCAAAAATGAATATAGCCTTAAAAGAAGCAGAAGAAACGGAATATTGGATTGAATTACTAAGATATAGTAATTATATAGATGACAATACATCTTCTTTATTATTAGAAAACTGCAAATAA
- a CDS encoding YvrJ family protein, with protein sequence MYDQLVMLISNVGFPIAVSLYLLLRIEKKLEELTKALNSLDKTILSAIEHQKDEYFTRK encoded by the coding sequence ATGTATGACCAATTAGTAATGCTTATAAGTAATGTGGGATTTCCTATAGCGGTTAGTTTATATCTTTTATTAAGGATAGAAAAAAAGCTGGAGGAATTGACTAAAGCTTTAAATTCTCTTGATAAAACTATACTTTCAGCTATAGAGCACCAAAAAGATGAGTATTTCACTAGAAAGTGA
- a CDS encoding DUF1659 domain-containing protein, with amino-acid sequence MAVSKNLLERNLALEYQDGLDKKGKAIMKKATYKNVKLTAEPEALMEVVDAINPLMPEGISEARVVENYVLLK; translated from the coding sequence ATGGCAGTAAGTAAAAATCTTTTAGAAAGAAATTTGGCTCTAGAATATCAAGATGGCTTAGATAAAAAAGGAAAGGCCATCATGAAAAAGGCTACCTATAAAAATGTAAAACTAACTGCAGAACCAGAAGCGCTTATGGAAGTAGTGGATGCAATAAATCCATTAATGCCAGAGGGCATATCAGAAGCTAGAGTAGTAGAAAATTACGTATTATTAAAATAA
- a CDS encoding DUF2922 domain-containing protein produces MSTKKYLNLVFRTTEDSTSTIKIPKVKEDVTEEEIKNCGKSIIDQNIFQTKNGDLSSLKVARIITTDTEEIKIEE; encoded by the coding sequence ATGAGTACAAAAAAATATTTGAATTTAGTCTTTAGAACTACAGAGGATTCTACTTCAACTATAAAGATCCCAAAGGTTAAAGAGGATGTAACAGAAGAGGAAATAAAAAATTGTGGTAAGTCTATAATAGATCAGAACATATTCCAAACTAAAAATGGAGATCTTTCAAGTCTTAAAGTTGCTAGGATTATAACAACAGATACAGAAGAAATTAAAATAGAAGAATAA
- a CDS encoding arsenate reductase ArsC, with the protein MKPKVAFICVHNSCRSQMAEALGKLFASDIFESYSAGTETKPVINQDAVRIIKKLYGVDMNECHTSKLLDHIPKIDIAIKMGCNVICPFLPAKHTEDWGLEDPTGKSDEEFINTAKIIEDKIKDLANRIKNKQIDLDK; encoded by the coding sequence ATGAAACCCAAAGTAGCCTTTATATGCGTTCATAATTCTTGTAGATCTCAAATGGCAGAAGCTTTAGGAAAGCTATTTGCATCAGATATTTTTGAATCTTATTCTGCTGGAACAGAAACTAAACCAGTAATAAATCAGGATGCCGTAAGAATTATAAAAAAACTATATGGAGTGGATATGAATGAATGCCACACTTCCAAACTTTTAGATCATATTCCTAAAATTGATATTGCTATAAAAATGGGGTGTAATGTGATATGTCCATTTTTGCCAGCAAAACATACAGAGGATTGGGGATTAGAGGATCCTACAGGTAAAAGTGATGAGGAATTTATTAATACAGCAAAAATTATAGAAGATAAAATTAAAGATTTGGCAAATAGAATTAAAAATAAACAAATTGATTTAGATAAGTAA
- a CDS encoding ArsR/SmtB family transcription factor, giving the protein MSLNYDDNAKIIKALSDGNRLKIIDILSCGEKCACDILEHFQFTQPTLSHHMKVLIDCGLVRSRKEGLWSHYSLNITNCNKLILFFMNIITNTDDCICKNKSKCDCK; this is encoded by the coding sequence ATGAGCTTGAATTATGATGATAATGCAAAAATTATTAAGGCACTATCAGATGGTAATAGATTAAAAATAATTGATATATTGTCCTGCGGAGAAAAGTGTGCTTGTGATATATTAGAACACTTTCAGTTTACACAACCGACACTGTCCCATCATATGAAGGTTTTAATTGATTGTGGATTGGTGAGGTCTAGAAAAGAGGGATTATGGAGTCACTATTCATTAAATATTACTAATTGTAATAAATTAATTTTATTTTTCATGAATATTATAACGAATACAGATGACTGTATCTGTAAGAATAAATCAAAATGTGATTGTAAATAA
- the arsD gene encoding arsenite efflux transporter metallochaperone ArsD, translated as MKKMIIFDPAMCCSTGVCGPSVDPELLRVATTINRLKNNGILVERYNLTSNPQIFVDNKEINQILNKEGVEILPATMVDGIIVKTKAYPTNKEFCELLDIPEDSLKITIKKPSKGCNCKGGCC; from the coding sequence ATGAAAAAAATGATAATTTTTGATCCAGCTATGTGTTGTTCAACAGGAGTGTGCGGTCCGTCTGTTGATCCAGAATTATTGAGGGTAGCTACAACAATAAACAGATTAAAAAATAATGGAATATTAGTTGAAAGATATAATCTAACTAGTAATCCACAAATATTTGTTGACAATAAGGAAATAAATCAAATTCTAAATAAAGAAGGAGTAGAAATACTTCCAGCTACAATGGTTGATGGTATTATTGTAAAAACAAAAGCGTATCCAACTAACAAAGAATTTTGTGAATTGTTAGATATACCAGAGGATTCTTTAAAAATTACTATAAAAAAACCATCTAAAGGTTGTAATTGCAAAGGTGGATGTTGCTAA
- the arsA gene encoding arsenical pump-driving ATPase: MFKKFNVEDINLTKYLFFTGKGGVGKTSTACAIAVALADNGKKIMLVSTDPASNLQDVFNTKLNNKGVYIKEVPNLVVANFEPEEAAAEYRESVIAPYRGKLPEAVLKNMEEQLSGSCTVEIAAFNEFSTFITDEKVEKEYDHIIFDTAPTGHTLRMLQLPSAWSNFINESTHGASCLGQLSGLESKKEVYKSAVNTLADKDKTTLILVSRPEVSPLKEAERASKELQDIGVNNQVLVINGVLEEHEDYLSNAIYTKQQKALEDIPESLKTVETFQIPLRPYNVTGLENVRAFLRDNNIKYNDEKLNTANVPKLNKVIEDLYNTDKKVIFTMGKGGVGKTTIAAAIAVGLAKKGKKVHLTTTDPADHLKFVLNESYGITLSHIDEKEELEKYKEEVLSKARKNMSEDDIAYVEEDLRSPCTQEIAVFRAFAEIVERSENEIVVIDTAPTGHTLLLLDSTQSYNKEIQRSQGDIPESVKKLLPKLRNEEHTEVIIVTLAETTPVYEAMRLQEDLNRAGIHSKWWVINSSFYAANTTNSILKVKANNEVQWINKVNEISKGNFATIGWMPEEVKGEMLNRLIK; encoded by the coding sequence ATGTTTAAAAAATTTAATGTGGAAGATATAAACTTAACAAAATATTTGTTCTTTACTGGCAAAGGTGGAGTTGGTAAGACTTCAACAGCTTGTGCTATAGCAGTGGCTTTAGCTGATAACGGTAAAAAAATTATGCTTGTTAGTACAGATCCAGCTTCAAATCTTCAAGATGTATTTAATACAAAATTAAATAATAAGGGAGTTTATATAAAAGAAGTTCCTAATTTGGTAGTTGCAAACTTTGAGCCAGAAGAAGCAGCTGCTGAATATAGAGAAAGTGTAATAGCACCTTATCGTGGAAAACTACCAGAAGCAGTTTTGAAAAATATGGAGGAACAGCTTTCAGGTTCATGTACTGTTGAGATTGCTGCATTTAATGAATTTTCAACCTTTATAACTGATGAAAAAGTAGAAAAAGAGTATGATCATATTATATTTGATACAGCACCAACAGGTCATACGCTAAGGATGTTGCAGCTTCCTTCAGCATGGAGCAATTTTATTAATGAAAGTACACATGGTGCTTCATGTTTAGGACAGCTTTCAGGACTTGAAAGTAAAAAAGAAGTTTATAAAAGTGCAGTAAATACTCTAGCGGATAAGGATAAAACTACACTTATACTTGTATCACGCCCAGAAGTATCACCTTTAAAGGAAGCTGAAAGAGCTTCTAAAGAACTTCAAGATATAGGGGTAAACAATCAAGTTTTAGTTATTAATGGAGTACTTGAAGAGCATGAAGATTATCTTTCTAATGCTATTTATACTAAACAACAAAAAGCATTAGAAGATATTCCAGAATCATTAAAGACTGTTGAAACTTTTCAAATTCCATTAAGACCGTATAATGTAACAGGTTTAGAAAATGTGAGAGCTTTTTTAAGGGATAACAATATTAAATATAATGATGAGAAATTAAACACTGCTAATGTACCTAAATTAAATAAGGTAATAGAAGATTTATATAATACTGATAAAAAAGTAATATTTACAATGGGTAAAGGTGGAGTAGGTAAAACTACAATAGCTGCTGCAATTGCTGTAGGATTAGCTAAGAAAGGAAAAAAAGTACATTTAACAACTACTGATCCGGCGGATCACTTAAAATTTGTGTTAAATGAAAGTTATGGAATCACTTTAAGCCATATAGATGAAAAAGAAGAACTAGAAAAATACAAAGAAGAGGTATTAAGTAAAGCACGAAAAAACATGAGTGAAGATGATATTGCTTATGTTGAAGAAGATTTAAGATCACCTTGTACTCAAGAAATAGCAGTATTTAGAGCCTTTGCAGAAATAGTTGAAAGGTCCGAAAATGAGATTGTAGTTATTGATACAGCACCAACAGGGCACACTTTATTACTTTTAGACTCTACTCAAAGTTATAATAAAGAAATTCAGCGTTCACAAGGAGATATTCCGGAATCAGTTAAGAAGCTCTTACCTAAGCTTAGAAATGAGGAGCACACAGAAGTAATCATCGTAACATTAGCTGAAACAACTCCAGTTTATGAGGCTATGAGACTTCAGGAAGATTTGAATAGAGCTGGTATTCACAGTAAATGGTGGGTTATCAATTCAAGTTTCTATGCAGCCAATACAACAAATTCTATCTTAAAGGTAAAAGCCAACAATGAGGTACAGTGGATTAATAAAGTGAATGAAATATCTAAAGGCAATTTTGCAACTATAGGATGGATGCCAGAAGAGGTTAAGGGGGAGATGCTTAACCGCTTAATAAAATAA
- the arsB gene encoding ACR3 family arsenite efflux transporter has translation MSLDKKKEKKGLGLFERYLTIWVALCIVVGILIGRFIPQIPETLNKFEYYNVSIPTAILIWLMIYPMMLKIDFSSIVGVSKKPKGLIVTCVTNWLIKPFTMYLIASFFLKVVFKPFISANLATEYLAGAVLLGAAPCTAMVFVWSYLTKGDPAYTLVQVAVNDLIILVAFAPIVAFLLGVSDVTVPYKTLILSTILFVVIPLTMGYLTRKSIIKNKGIEYFNDVFLKKFDNVTIIGLLLTLVIIFSFQGEIILNNPLHILLIAVPLTIQTFLIFTIAYGWAKLWKLPHSIAAPAGMIGASNFFELAVAVAISLFGLKSGAALATVVGVLTEVPIMLTLVRIANNTRGWFSTEIIKKQ, from the coding sequence ATGTCTCTAGATAAGAAAAAAGAAAAGAAAGGTCTTGGATTATTTGAGAGGTATCTTACTATATGGGTAGCACTTTGTATTGTAGTAGGAATACTTATTGGTAGATTTATTCCTCAGATACCTGAAACTTTAAATAAATTTGAATACTATAATGTATCCATTCCAACTGCTATTTTAATTTGGCTAATGATATATCCAATGATGTTAAAAATTGATTTTAGTAGTATAGTAGGTGTAAGTAAAAAGCCTAAAGGGTTAATAGTTACTTGTGTTACTAATTGGCTTATAAAGCCATTTACAATGTATCTTATAGCATCATTTTTCTTAAAGGTTGTGTTTAAACCTTTTATTTCAGCAAATCTTGCTACAGAGTATTTAGCAGGAGCAGTATTATTAGGTGCTGCACCATGTACAGCAATGGTATTTGTATGGAGTTATCTTACTAAAGGGGACCCAGCATATACCTTAGTTCAAGTAGCTGTAAATGATTTAATTATATTAGTGGCATTTGCACCAATTGTGGCATTTTTATTAGGGGTAAGTGATGTTACAGTTCCTTATAAAACATTAATATTATCTACTATTTTATTTGTAGTTATACCTCTAACAATGGGATATTTAACAAGAAAATCAATTATAAAAAATAAAGGAATAGAATATTTTAATGATGTATTTTTAAAGAAATTTGATAATGTAACTATTATAGGATTGCTTTTAACTTTAGTTATTATTTTTTCATTCCAAGGAGAGATTATATTAAATAATCCACTTCATATTTTATTAATTGCGGTACCACTTACAATTCAGACATTTTTAATATTTACTATTGCTTATGGATGGGCAAAGCTATGGAAACTACCTCATAGTATTGCGGCACCAGCAGGGATGATAGGAGCAAGTAATTTTTTTGAATTAGCAGTTGCGGTTGCAATATCTTTGTTTGGATTAAAATCAGGAGCGGCACTTGCTACAGTAGTAGGTGTGTTAACAGAAGTACCTATAATGTTAACTCTTGTTAGAATTGCTAATAATACACGAGGATGGTTTTCAACAGAGATTATAAAGAAACAATAA